The sequence GTCTGATTTTGTTACTGTAACAAAGTCAGATGATGTCTCATGGGATATCCTCAAGCCTGAGATATTTGCGGCAGTCATGGATTTCTACTCTTCTGGCCAGCCTTTGTTTCTGGATGCACAAGCTGCTGCTGCCAAGGATACTGCCATCAGCGAGGTAAACCAAACACCCCTCCTTCACTATATCACCCTTGAGAGCTTTTCATTTCTCTAGTTTTGTGTTAGGTTTTTGCCTTGAATGAACATGATCTTGAACATTTGTTGAGTAATTGAGAGTGATAGTTTGctgtaaatgttattatatagACATGGGATATTTGATTTATGGGCTGTTGAATATGAGTTAAGATCTTGAAGTAGTAACTGAGTGTGGCAACTTGGATGAACGATACCATTTTCCCATAAAGATGGTGTTCTGTtgattattgattgatgttttgCAACCCTCACCAAGATTTGGTAGATAAGACAATAGTGTAATaagtggtgttgttgttgtttatccCCTCACTggtggaactttttttttgtgataaaggATGACTCTGAAACTGTAGCAATGATCAAGGAACTCTTAGAAACACGCATCAGACCAGCAGTCCAGGATGATGGTGGGGACATTGAGTACTGTGGGTTTGATCCGTAAGTTCACTCCCTCGAGTTGCGGCAATGGTCAAATGAAACCtgtttctctttatctcttGAGAGTAATAAATATTCTTTTGGTTGGGGTGGTTTGATCAGGGAAAGCGGTATAGTGAAGCTGAGGATGCAAGGAGCTTGTAGCGGTTGTCCAAGCTCATCTGTTACTTTGAAATCGGGAATCGAAAACATGCTGATGCATTACATATCTGAGGTAACAGAGATCCTCCCAACACTTTGTTACATATCTGTATTGTGttaaaaaagttgtgatgtTAAGTAATTAACCATTGGAGAATCAAGAACTTGCTgctgtctctctctctaatggAAAGGGTTGTTGTGTTCAGGTGAAAGGTGTAGAACAAGAGTTTGATggggaagatgaagaagagggaaCGTTGTCTGGAGAGATAAGAGAGTAGTAGAATAAAAGATATCTCCTTCAAGCTTCTCTTCTTATCTACTATGAGATCTACTCTGCTCTCTTTTAGTGTACAGAAGAATAATTCCCAGTGAGTGCATGTTTTTTTGCTTCAACCCTCACAATTCAAAAATCTACTTgagttttatttacttattttctgAGTAAAAAACAATACGAGTGTTTTTTTGACTTAATTAAATCATTGTAAACCGATCAATCCAATTAAACTAAACCAGACTTAACCGTATATAATATCTCGTTCACGTTGGGACTTTTTGGAAGTGTTGGGAGAAAAAGGAGCAAGAGCGGTAGTCTTCTCATCTTCTCCAAGATGAGGAGGAATACACAGAGAAGAAAGTCAAGAAAACCTAAACGTTCGCCGGCAATGGCGGCGACGAAGACACCAACTCAACAAGACGTTGTTTCCGATGACCTGACCTATGAACTGTGGGCTCGAACCGTCAAAGCTATACTAGTAGAGAAAGGACTTTGGGATGTTGTTGAAAATGGAATCCCACCGGATCCATCGAAGATTCCAGAGTTAGCGGCGGCGACGATTCAACTCGAAGAGCTTTCCAAAGACAAAGAAGCGCTCCAGATTCTGCGATCTTCTCTCCCAGATTCGCTGAGAAAGACACTCGAGACCACCAGTACTACTTCAGCCAAACATCTTTGGGATTTGTTAAAAGAAGCTAACGAGGAACAATCCAAGtcagagaagacgaagacgaagaaactCGAACGTAACATcatctcctcatcatcatcaccgtTCATGGATCCTCGTTTAGAATCGAATCGTCATTTGGCTATTACGAATATGGTACTCTCCTTGTCAGATTCATATGATCTTACAACGAATGAACTCATCATCATGGGTGTGAAGAAGCTTACTTTTAACAGATTTCGTGCGCTTCTTGATTTTACTGAAGCATATACAGTGAAATTGACCTTGTATGAAGTTCTGAAAAAAAACGAGTATCGAGCACAGTCACGCGATTGTGAAGGTTTTATCAGATGGATGACCTCCATGTCAGATTCATATGATGGTACAGCTCTGGTGATGGAACAAGTCATGAGTGTGAAGAATCTGACTTTTGAAACTACTCGTGAGCTTCTTGATGTGTTTGAATCAGTACCAGAGAAGACCATCAGTGGGATTATGAACGGGTTTGTGGTTGGATCATCATCACATGTGAAAGAAGTTGGCTATTCACTTAGTGATCTTAGGTGTTTTCTAAAAGAAGCCAAGTTAGAgatgaaggaaggagaaggtATCATCAGCTCAGCATCATCACAACGGAAAAAAGATAGTGCTACTACAAGGGTGATGAAATCTAGGCATGAAAGAGGAGAGTGTATTCGATGTGGAAGGAAAGGGCATGTTTTCAAAGACTGTAGCAGCAGgaacaacagaagaagaaagaatcaaagcAGGGATGATGTTGTTGGTCCTGTGACCTTTGAGAAGGATATGTGGATGATATACGACACTACCACTAACCATATGACTCCACATATCAAGTATTTCACCACTTTAGACAGAAGACACAGAGCTCAGATCGAATTCATCACCGGGGAATCTGTCACTGCTGAAGGAATGGGAGATGTCAGGATCATGACCAAGGAAGGGTTGAAGAAGACTATCAAGGATGTGCTTTTTGTTCCCAAGATCGACAGAAACGTGTTGAGTGTTTCTCAGCTGACAGACGCTGGCTACATAGTCGCAATGACCACTGACAAATGCATTATAATGGAACAGAAAACTGGGGGATTATTTGGTCGATGCTTGTGGGAAGAGAGAGGCTATTTTCTGCGTTTGCAGGTGGTTGAAGGTAATCTCACATCTACTTGCTAGACTTACTAGTAAGCATCAGTCAGTCTATTATGggaatttggttcggtttgattcAGTACTGTTACAGTTTGGACCAATATATCTGGCATCAATCTTAGTTTTGAGGAAACATTTTTGGATTACTTACTGTATGCTGTGACTGTTTTGCGGATATGAACATATATACATGTAGTACTGCTTATGTTAAGTCTTTGTGGTAAATCATCATCTTGGCGTGCTTAGTTCTAATAATCACAAGTTAAAACCAAACCATTCTTGTTAACCAgcattggagaaaaacttgtATAGTTTTTGCATGTGGTGTAGCGTGCACCGGTTTATAATGACTTAAACCGGATTAACCGAGCTAAACTGAACCATACTTAACCAAATTGGATTCCCCTTTAGAATAAATAATAACTCATCCCAATTAAGTAGTGTATCATATTAATTTAGCACGCCACAGGAGTCAGGAAATAGTGATTATTAAAACCGTATAATTTAGGGCTTAAGAAAAGTTTTAAAGAGATCCTTAAGCGTAGCCGGCTATGGCGGTGGTGAATCCTGCGACTTTACAAGACGTTGTATCAGATGAGCTTAACTATGAAATATATAGAGATTGTGTGGTAAAAGACACGAAAGCACTCCAGATAATGCAATCTTCTCTTCCAAATTCGGTTTTCAGACAAGACACTAGAGACCACTTCTGCCAAAGATATTTGGGATTTGCTAAAGAAGCTAACGTACAAGCCAAGTTAGAGAAGAAACTACCTGAGTACAAAATGTTAGCAATTAATATTGGTCATGTAACATTTGATGAAGATATGTGGATGATAAACACTACTACCACAAACCATATGACAACGTATGTTATTTCACCAATCTAGACAGAACATATATACAGAGCTAAGGATGCAAGGAGCTTGTAGCGGTTGTCCAAGATCATCTGTTAGACTGTTACTTATGAATCTGGGAATCGCAAACATGCTGATGCATTACGTATCCGGTGTAAACAAAGATCCTCTCAACAGTTTGTTGCGTATGGATCCTATCTGTATTGTGTTAAAGTTGTGGTGTACTGTTAGATATCCATTGGAGAATCAAGAAGTTGTTACTGTCACTTGTGAAGATGCATCTATTGACATAGTTGATGTAGTAGAAATAATAGTAGTTCAAGAGATGGATCAGCAGGATTAAGTTCAAAAAGGAAATCTATTAAGGCGGTCAAGCGAAGACTCGTGAAGCAAGGAGAAGGTTCTAAAAGAGTAAAGACTTTCTTGTTATGAAGATTAaaggaagttttacaaaaattgttaatttcctAAAgtgtaaagaaaaaggaaattaacaatTCTTAGTGTTATTAGAATTGGGAATTAGCCTATTGTATGGCTAAGTCCAATTAGTATAAATAGAGGATGCTGGGTCTTGAGAAAGATCAGCACTTCATAGATTGAGAGATCCTAGCATTGAATCTTAAGCTTTGAGAAAGATTAGTTTAGAGATTCAAAGGAGGCTAAGAGCTTAATTGGATTAGAAAATAGAGTTAAGGAAAAACCTTGTAAgaacttattttttaataaaaagagagtTGTTTGATTTCCTGTCTAAGATCTAAAACCGTATAGCTCTTAcgttttcaattggtatcagagcttacaCTTATAATGATTTAGTACGGGTGAAATCCTGTGGAAAAGACGGAGAGTTACGGTGATCTTCTCAATAACAACAAAGTCATTATGGACGATGGAAACTATGGTTTTTGGAAATCAAGGATGAAGTCTATAATTGGTGGGATAGATCGACTTGCCTGGAAAACCGTTCTTGAAAAGTGGGAAGAGACAACAATCAAAGATGAAAAGGGTTCAAAGATAGCTAAGCCTGAGGAAGATTGGACTGAAGACGAGCTGAAGAAGTCAAAGTACAACTCGCGGGCTCTCACAGCTATTCACTGCAGCGTAGGAAGAAAGCAATTCGAACTAATTCAAGGTTATGGACACTTTATTAGGGAATGTCCTACAGTCAAGAGACGAGAAAACAAATGCTCTGTGTGCAAAGGTCTAGGACACACTTAGGAAGAATGTGTAAGTCGAAAGGAGAAATCTTTGATAAGTATGGATGAAGACACAGAggaagacaatgaagaagaaattctgaattttgtggCTTATCTTGGTATTACAGAGTTTATAGATGGGGAAGAAATCCCAGACTCTGAGGGAGAACCTGATGAAGAATTAATAGAAAGCTATAATGAGGTTCGAAGTGCACTCATTAGACTTGGAAAAGAGAATCAAGCATTGGTAATGGAGAAGGATCGTCTTGATAATTTGGTTAAAGCTCTGCAGGATGAGTTAGAATCTGAGAGGAAACTTAGTCAAGAAAGTGTGTCAATGATTAAAGAGAAACTTAATTTGGCTAAACGGTGTGAAGAACTACAGAATGATTTAGAtgcagaaaaaggaaaatctgCAAAGCTGCAAACAGAGCTTGATGTTCAACATAAGAAGATTCACATGTTTGCTGGAACTAAGCATTTTGATGAGATCTTGAGCtatggaagaacaaaaaagactCATAGAGGTTTGGGATTTGACGGTCGCACAACTGGTAATACAGGACAAACCAAATTTGTGTCAGGAGGATTGAATACTCCAGCAATAGATACAGAAAACAATCAACAAAGGAGAACAATTGGATGCTTTTACTGTGGGAAATATGGGCACATAAAGGTTTTCTGTTATAAGTACTGGGAAAAGGTTTAGAGACTCAGGCATCAAGGAAAGTTTTTCTGGAATGGATTTCGTAAACAAATTTGGATAAGAAAGTCTGATCTATACCAAACTGCATCAAGGGAAGTTGCAAAGTTTACTTCAGGTGTAAACCTCAGATGCAACATGGCTTTAATTACAGAAGAACCAGACAATGATAGTCCTTGGTATTTCGATAGTGGCTGCTCTCGTCATATGACAAGCACACAAAATTATCTACAAGACTTCAGAAGAATCAGAGGTGGTAAAGTTACGTTTGGTGATGGAGGGCATGGAGATATCCAAGGAAAGGGAAAAACCGATGACACTACACTGCCTAAGTTAATGAATGTATATCTAGTCCAAGGCTTGAAAGCAAACTTAATAAGTGTAAGTCAATTGTGTGATGAAGGATTAACGGTATCATTTACTAAAATTGACTGCAAAGCTACTAATGAGGAGAATGTTGTTGTCCTAAAAGGGAAACGGTCTGgaaacaattattatttgtgAAATGGCAATTCATATGTGTGTTTTTCGGCAAGAGATGATCTTAATTTGTGGCATCAAAGGCTTGGACATATGAATATCAGAAATTTGACAACACTGGTTAATAATGAGATAGTTTGAGGAGTTCCTCATATAAAAGGAGTTGATCGGATGATATGTGGACCATGTAATCAAGGTAAGCAGGTGAAGATTCAACACAAGAAGGTTCCTGATGTGCAATCCAAAAATGTTCTGGATTTAGTTCATGTATATTTAATGGGGCCTTGCAAACGGAGAGTTTAGCTGGGAAGAAATATGCATTTGTATTAGTTGATGATTTTTTAAGATATACATGGGTTCGCTTCATTCGTGAAAAGTCAGGCACCATGGAGAGTTTTAGAATTTGGGCTTTGCAACTCATAAATGAGAAAGGAGGAATTAAGAAGATACGTAGTGACCATGGCGGTGAGTTTCAAAATGAAACAATGAAAGTGTTTTGTGAAAATCATGGCATATCACATCAATTCTCTGCTCCAAGGAAACCTCAGCAAAACGGAGTAGTTGAGAGGAAGAATAGAACCTTGCAAGAAATGGCTCGAGCGATGATTCATGGAAACCATGTTGCACAAAAATTCTAGGCTGAAGCATTAAACACAGCATGTTACATCATAAACCGAGTATATGTGAGAAAGAACTCAACCAAGACACCGTATGAGTtgtggaaagaaaaaatttcaaatctaaGTTACTTTCATGTGTTTGGATACAAGTGTTACATCCTGAATGACAAGGACTATCTTGGGAAATTTGATTCCAAAAGCGATGAAGGAATATTTCTTGGGTATTCAGAAAGTAGTACAACCTTCAGAATTTACAACAAAAGGTTGGGCACCATAGTGGAATCGGTTAATGTGGTCTTTGATGATTTATCGGTGAATCAATGGACTGGGTGTGAATCTGACAGTGATTCAGAGAAACTGGGTACAAGTGAATTAGAAGAAGTGGAAGCTAACACTAAGTCTGAAGAAAAGTTGATAAAAAGCCAAGAACCCTTGTTGcaagttcataaaaatcatTCTGCATCGGATGTTATAAGGAATCTCAGCGAAGGTATGAAAACCAGAGGTGTTAAGATTGATTTTAAGATAATGGAGAGCAACTTTGCAAGCTGGGAAAAAGTTCATTTAAAGTGCTTTATTTCATTCTTTGAGCCTAAAAATCATAATGAGGCTCTTGATGATAACTCATGGATTATAGCAATGGAAGAGGAGTTAGAGCAGTTTGAGCAAAACGAGGTATGAGATCAAGTTCCTCAACCTAACAACGTAAATGTGATAGGGACAAAAtggattttcaagaacaaaactgaTGAGAATGGAACTGTGGTTCGAAACAAGGCAAGATTGGTGGCGCAAGGATATACACAGATTGAGGAAATTGATTTTGAGGAAACATTTGCTCCAGTAGCAAGACTTGAATCAATAAGGTTCTTCTTAGGAATGACATGTATCATGAACTTTAAGGTGTttcaaatggatgttaaaagtgCATTCTTAAATGGAATTCTACAGGAGGAAGTATATGTGGAACAGCCTAAAGGATTTGAAGATCCAAGAAACCCAGATTATGTGTATAGTCTAAAGAAAGCTTCGTATGGTTtgaaacaagctcca comes from Camelina sativa cultivar DH55 chromosome 19, Cs, whole genome shotgun sequence and encodes:
- the LOC104765986 gene encoding nifU-like protein 4, mitochondrial, producing the protein MKGMARLVSSSVSRLGCREIVSGGTTVSSSSSSSLLLSRRSLFISATNLLDSRATNSLLTSSSLRQKWAFLGGQRRTMFIQTQSTPNPSSLMFYPDKPVMEVGSADFPNVRSALGSPLAKAIYSIDGVVRVFFGSDFVTVTKSDDVSWDILKPEIFAAVMDFYSSGQPLFLDAQAAAAKDTAISEDDSETVAMIKELLETRIRPAVQDDGGDIEYCGFDPESGIVKLRMQGACSGCPSSSVTLKSGIENMLMHYISEVKGVEQEFDGEDEEEGTLSGEIRE
- the LOC104765987 gene encoding uncharacterized protein LOC104765987 yields the protein MRRNTQRRKSRKPKRSPAMAATKTPTQQDVVSDDLTYELWARTVKAILVEKGLWDVVENGIPPDPSKIPELAAATIQLEELSKDKEALQILRSSLPDSLRKTLETTSTTSAKHLWDLLKEANEEQSKSEKTKTKKLERNIISSSSSPFMDPRLESNRHLAITNMVLSLSDSYDLTTNELIIMGVKKLTFNRFRALLDFTEAYTVKLTLYEVLKKNEYRAQSRDCEGFIRWMTSMSDSYDGTALVMEQVMSVKNLTFETTRELLDVFESVPEKTISGIMNGFVVGSSSHVKEVGYSLSDLRCFLKEAKLEMKEGEGIISSASSQRKKDSATTRVMKSRHERGECIRCGRKGHVFKDCSSRNNRRRKNQSRDDVVGPVTFEKDMWMIYDTTTNHMTPHIKYFTTLDRRHRAQIEFITGESVTAEGMGDVRIMTKEGLKKTIKDVLFVPKIDRNVLSVSQLTDAGYIVAMTTDKCIIMEQKTGGLFGRCLWEERGYFLRLQVVEGNLTSTC